A window of Flavobacterium flavigenum contains these coding sequences:
- the secG gene encoding preprotein translocase subunit SecG yields the protein MSTFSIFLVLITIVCFLLIIVIMVQNPKGGGLSSTISGTQMLGGVQKTTDFLDKSTWTLATILIALILLSSLSFTGSLSDTDSKIIEKTEAPAATTPAAPAQGTPAPATPAAK from the coding sequence ATGAGCACATTTTCAATTTTTTTAGTTTTAATCACAATAGTTTGTTTTCTATTGATTATAGTAATTATGGTCCAAAATCCTAAAGGTGGAGGATTATCATCTACAATTAGCGGAACTCAAATGTTAGGTGGAGTACAAAAAACAACAGACTTTTTAGACAAAAGCACCTGGACATTAGCGACTATTTTGATTGCTTTAATTTTGCTTTCAAGTTTAAGTTTTACAGGATCACTTAGTGATACTGATTCTAAAATTATTGAAAAAACAGAAGCGCCTGCTGCAACTACACCAGCTGCTCCGGCTCAGGGAACTCCAGCTCCTGCAACTCCTGCAGCTAAATAA
- the groL gene encoding chaperonin GroEL (60 kDa chaperone family; promotes refolding of misfolded polypeptides especially under stressful conditions; forms two stacked rings of heptamers to form a barrel-shaped 14mer; ends can be capped by GroES; misfolded proteins enter the barrel where they are refolded when GroES binds): MAKDIKFDIEARDGLKRGVDALANAVKVTLGPKGRNVIIGKSFGGPNVTKDGVSVAKEIELKDPLENMGAQMVKEVASKTNDLAGDGTTTATVLAQAIVKEGLKNVAAGANPMDLKRGIDKAVESIVADLAKQAKVVGSDSDKIKQIAAISANNDEVIGELIATAFAKVGKEGVITVEEAKGTDTFVDVVEGMQFDRGYLSPYFVTNPEKMEVELDSPYILLYDKKVSSLKELLPVLEPVAQSGKPLLIIAEDVDGEALSTLVVNKLRGALKIAAVKAPGFGDRRKAMLEDIAILTGGTVISEERGYTLENTTIEMLGTAKKVSIDKDNTTIVSGAGEADIIKNRVNQIKGQMETTTSDYDKEKLQERLAKLAGGVAVLYVGAASEVEMKEKKDRVDDALHATRAAVEEGIVAGGGVALLRAKAALAELKADNADEATGIQIVSRAVESPLRTIVENAGLEGSVVVAKVSEGSGDFGYNAKTDEYVDMLAAGIIDPKKVTRVALENAASVSGMILTTECALIDIKEENAGGGMPMGGGMPGMM, translated from the coding sequence ATGGCAAAAGATATAAAATTTGATATTGAAGCACGTGACGGTTTAAAACGCGGTGTTGATGCATTAGCAAACGCTGTAAAAGTGACTCTGGGACCAAAAGGTCGTAACGTAATTATCGGAAAATCATTTGGTGGCCCAAATGTTACTAAAGACGGTGTTTCTGTTGCTAAAGAAATTGAATTAAAAGACCCACTAGAAAACATGGGGGCACAAATGGTGAAAGAAGTGGCTTCTAAAACTAATGATTTAGCTGGTGACGGAACGACAACTGCTACTGTTTTAGCTCAGGCTATCGTAAAAGAAGGTTTGAAAAACGTTGCTGCTGGTGCAAACCCAATGGATTTGAAACGTGGTATAGATAAAGCTGTCGAATCTATCGTAGCTGACTTAGCAAAACAAGCTAAAGTGGTTGGAAGTGATTCTGATAAAATCAAACAAATTGCTGCTATCTCTGCAAACAATGATGAAGTTATTGGTGAATTAATCGCTACAGCTTTCGCTAAAGTTGGAAAAGAAGGTGTTATTACTGTTGAAGAAGCTAAAGGAACTGATACTTTTGTTGATGTTGTTGAAGGAATGCAGTTTGACAGAGGATATCTTTCTCCTTACTTTGTTACAAACCCGGAAAAAATGGAAGTTGAATTAGACTCTCCATACATCTTATTATACGACAAAAAAGTATCTTCTTTAAAAGAATTACTACCTGTTTTAGAACCAGTTGCTCAATCAGGAAAACCATTATTGATTATTGCTGAAGATGTTGATGGCGAAGCGCTTTCTACTTTAGTAGTAAACAAATTAAGAGGAGCTCTTAAAATTGCTGCTGTTAAAGCTCCAGGCTTTGGAGACAGAAGAAAAGCAATGTTAGAAGATATCGCAATCTTAACTGGCGGAACTGTAATTTCTGAAGAAAGAGGTTATACTTTAGAAAACACAACTATCGAAATGTTAGGAACTGCAAAAAAGGTTTCTATCGATAAAGACAATACTACAATTGTAAGCGGTGCAGGTGAAGCTGATATTATCAAAAATCGCGTGAACCAAATTAAAGGTCAGATGGAAACGACTACATCTGATTACGATAAAGAAAAATTACAGGAGCGTTTGGCTAAATTAGCCGGAGGTGTTGCAGTTCTTTATGTTGGTGCAGCTTCTGAAGTTGAAATGAAAGAGAAAAAAGACAGAGTTGATGATGCATTACACGCAACTCGTGCAGCTGTTGAAGAAGGAATCGTTGCCGGAGGTGGTGTTGCATTATTAAGAGCTAAAGCTGCTTTGGCTGAATTAAAAGCTGACAACGCTGATGAAGCAACAGGAATCCAAATCGTTTCCCGCGCAGTTGAATCTCCATTAAGAACTATCGTTGAAAACGCAGGTCTTGAAGGCTCTGTTGTTGTAGCTAAAGTTTCTGAAGGTTCTGGTGATTTTGGATACAACGCAAAAACTGACGAATATGTAGATATGTTAGCTGCCGGAATTATCGATCCTAAGAAAGTAACTCGTGTTGCATTAGAAAATGCTGCATCTGTTTCTGGAATGATCTTAACTACAGAGTGCGCATTAATTGATATTAAAGAAGAAAATGCCGGAGGCGGAATGCCAATGGGAGGCGGAATGCCGGGAATGATGTAA
- a CDS encoding co-chaperone GroES: MALNIKPLSDRVLIEPVAAETKTASGIFIPDTAKEKPQKGTVVAVGNGSKDHTMTVKVGDTVLYGKYAGTELKLEGTDYLMMREDDILAII, encoded by the coding sequence ATGGCCTTAAACATTAAACCGCTTTCAGATCGCGTACTTATCGAGCCAGTAGCTGCAGAAACTAAAACTGCATCAGGAATCTTTATTCCGGATACTGCGAAAGAAAAACCACAAAAAGGAACTGTAGTTGCAGTTGGAAACGGATCTAAAGATCACACTATGACCGTTAAAGTTGGTGACACTGTTCTTTATGGTAAATATGCCGGAACAGAATTAAAACTGGAAGGAACTGATTATTTGATGATGCGTGAGGATGATATTTTAGCAATCATCTAA